The Priestia megaterium NBRC 15308 = ATCC 14581 region TTCACAAATGAATCAACTGATAAAGGACTTGAGAATTTTGCTGTCCCATTTGTTGGAAGAACATGGTTTGGTCCCGCGAAATAATCGCCAACAGGTTCTGAGCTGTATCTTCCTAGAAAAATAGCACCGGCATGACGAATGGAACCTAAAAGTTCAAGTGGACTTTCAGTCATAATTTCTAAATGCTCAGGAGCTAATTGATTAACAGCTTCAATCGCTTCTTCTAATGACCCGGTCACATAAATAGCGCCATGGTTATCAATAGAAGGTTTTGCAATTTCTTTACGAGGTAAAGATTCCACTTGTCTTTCCACTTCTTCTTTAACAGCTTCGGCTAATGTCATCGAAGGTGTAACTAAAATACTTGAAGCTAATTTGTCATGTTCTGCTTGAGACAATAAATCAGCGGCCACTTCGTTCGGCTTAGCCGTATCGTCTGCTAGTACGACAATTTCACTAGGTCCAGCAATTGAGTCAATGTCTACTAAGCCATATACTTCTCTTTTCGCTAATGCAACAAAGATATTACCTGGCCCTACAATTTTATCGACGGATTGAATTGTTTCTGTTCCATAGGCAAGTGCTCCTACTGCCTGAGCTCCCCCTACTTTATAAATCTCTTTGACCCCAAGCTCACTCGCTGCTACCACTACTCCAGCAGGAAGCGCGCCGTCTTTTCCTGGAGGTGAAACCATCACGATACGTT contains the following coding sequences:
- the hisD gene encoding histidinol dehydrogenase, whose protein sequence is MKITRVTEQVSLKRTIDQGTSAQREIVVNILKQVQEQKDEALKRYTAQFDGIELSSLLVTEQEKKRAYELVDADMLSIIREAADNIRDYHERMVEQSWMTTKEDGTILGQKVTPLDAVGVYVPGGLAAYPSSVLMNVIPAQVAGVKRIVMVSPPGKDGALPAGVVVAASELGVKEIYKVGGAQAVGALAYGTETIQSVDKIVGPGNIFVALAKREVYGLVDIDSIAGPSEIVVLADDTAKPNEVAADLLSQAEHDKLASSILVTPSMTLAEAVKEEVERQVESLPRKEIAKPSIDNHGAIYVTGSLEEAIEAVNQLAPEHLEIMTESPLELLGSIRHAGAIFLGRYSSEPVGDYFAGPNHVLPTNGTAKFSSPLSVDSFVKKSSIISYSQQALQKNVSKISAFARLEGLEAHARAVEERFKK